The sequence below is a genomic window from Acidobacteriota bacterium.
AGCGATTCCGTGGCTTTCGAACAGTTCGAGCAGTTCTTGCATTAAGCCGCGGGGCAGCGCGATGTGATGATCAAACTCTTCCGCGCAAGCGATAACGCGTGGTTTGGCAAAAGTCGAGAACCGCATTGCTTGAGCACTGTAGAATTCCGGGTTTTGAAATGCCGCCAGCCGAATCAGGCGATCCAGAAACGCCGCCGGTAAACCCTTCTTTTCGACGTAAAGCATATCGCCGCGTTGGATTGATACACTGCTGGGCAACGGTTCTTCGATAACTCCAGTGCGTAACCGGCCGGAAGGCGGCAGAGTCCAGGGATCACTCGCGTCATCGTCCTCGAATGCGCTCCGTCGCACACCGATAATGTCGCCGGTTGGAATCGTGATGCGGATGAGCGATTGAATTTCGTCCTGCGTTAGTCGTCGGATCGAAGAGAGGAACGCCCACTGATCCTCGTAAGGTCGAAGCTGATTGTCGATGAAGACGCTGTTGCCATTCTCCCGAGGACCGCGCTGCAGGGGCAAGGCTATCAGGTTCCCGAACCCACCCTTGGGCATCGTGTCCTGACTTGGAAACAAACGGTCATACGAATCGAGGCCCATCGAGTAACGCCGCTCCATCGTGCGGGTCAACAGGGCGCTCGCGAGTCTTCGTGCCAGGGCCGCCGGAATCGGGGCTGCAAAGAATATCCAGACGTGAGCTCCGTTCCCCGATCGTGAGCGTTCCAGCGCGGCTGGAACGCCCAACCCATAACAAGTTTCTAAGAATGCACGGGCGTCCGTTTCCCAGGTCTTCTTGTCGAAGTCCACCGCAACGAACCAGCAGGTATCATCCTGTAGTAGAGGATAGACTCCGATGGTTTGTCTTCCGAGTAGATGATCTCTGATCACTTCCTCGGTCAGAGGGAAAAGCTTGCTGTGCCGAAAAGATCTCTTCTGCCCAGGGGAGGTTGCTTGGCTCCACTCGCGAATTCCCGCCGGCGAGTATCCCGTTCGACCGTTCCTCGCTTCCCACCTGACCGCATAGACATCATCGCGGCCACGAAACAGATTTCTGAACAACGACACTTTCAGTTCAGGTCGAGAGTCGGCCGTTACAGTAGCTGACGGTTGTGTCTTCTCCGGTTGTGTCTTCTTATGATCGAGTGAGAAGTGCGCCCCGACAATTGGGGCACGGTCCGCGGAAGGTTCACCGAGTCGAAGCCTCAGATCGGCATTCTCTTTTCGGAGACGCTCACACTCGGCGCGGGCTCTCTCGATCTGAGTCCTCAGAATCTCATCGCTCTCCACGGTTCTCGACCTCGTGAAAGACTCGCCGCACGCTGGCAGCCCTGCGGAATTCAACAGGAATCATACGCGCGCCGTCCGTCTGCTCAAAATCGGACGCGAGGCTGGCTTGGTACAGCAGAGATCTGATCGAGAAGATTAATGGGAGGCAAGAGAGAGTAGCTTGCGAACGGGAACTAGTCAGGCTACTCTCACCGTATGAGCACCGGTGAATTGGTGAAGCAAGTCAAAGCGCTACCGCGTCGTGAGCGACAGAAGGTCTTCAAAGCGCTCCTCGCACTCGAAGTGAACGAGCAAGCACATTCGCCAATGAAGACTAAGCGTGTGAAATGGCCGGATGTTGAAGCGCGAGCGAAGCGCATCTTTGGCAATAGCGTGCTTCCGAATCTGGTTCTGCTGGATCGCGAGGAAGAGACCCTCTGAACCATAATGGACCATTACGCTGACAGCAGCTTCCTCGTCTCCTGCTATCTATTGGACGCTAATACACCACTGGCAAAAGCTTACTTGTCTGGGACGAGCGTGCCACTGGCCTGGACGGCATTGCACGCGCTGGAGGTCAGAAATGCGTTCGAGTTGGGTGTCTTTCGCGGCCTGTTGACCGCAGCCGATGTTGCGGCAGCTTGGGCGAATCTGGAGAGCGACCTGAGGAGTGCCCGCCTGGTTCGTGCGACGGTTAAGTGGCCGGCTGCATTTCGCCGAGCGGCGCGGATGAGCGAACGGCATTCAGCGACAGCCGGCACGCGTAGTCTCGATATCCTGCATGTCGCTGCGGCGAAATCCATGCGCGCGATTGAGTTCATTTCTTTCGATGGGCGACAGCGGTCACTTGCGAGCGCTACCGGATTCCGAGTGGCACCCTAGTTTTGGCCCGCTCCTTCATATTGCGCTGGAGAGACTCGATCATTTGATCGGCAGTGTCGAAGGGACCGTACGTGCGGCCTCTGCGAATATCTTCCAGTCCTTCTTCAATCCGCCTGTCAATGAGGCTCTTGGGCGTGAGCGTGATCTTTCCCTTCTCAAACCTTGCTTCTAGCAGATCGCCTACATTCAAGCCGGCCCGTTCGCGGAGCGCGGATGGGAGCGTAACCTCACCTTTGGGTTTCACTTTGACTAACGACATATGAGTATCTGACTGGTTAGAGCTTTGCTAGAAAATCCAACTCGCTCTCAGTCTACCAGATGCATATCATCCGTCAATCTACTAGAAAGTATAGACGGCCGCTGTGTTTGTGTACTCCATCTTATGCTGATACTCGCTCATTGTGTCTCGGTGGCGCGCTTCTCCTTGGCCACTTTCTTAGCTTGCTTCTTCTCATGATCGAGACGAACGCGCTCCTCGATGGACATCACGATGTCAGGGGCAGGCTGTCCGAAGTGCTTGAAGTATATTTCCTCGATGAACTGCGGCAGGGGGAGCTTCCAAGGCTCCTGCTTGTGGTTGTCGAGCTTGCCCAGCTTCGCGGGGTTCATTCCCAGCTCGCGCGCCATCTGCACCTGGGCGTGGGAGAGATGGTGGCGCTTTCGCGCGTCGATCCACGCCTGCATCTTCTGATTTGGGTTCTTCGTCTTTTTGGCCACGAATCATTCTTTCTCTTGGCTGTCGTCCCATCCCCTCCGCGCTCTGACTTCATCGATCAGCGAACGCGTGCTGGTTGTCTGACCGCCTTTGTGCTGCCGCGTGTGCGATGGGCGGCAGCGGGTTCGGGAGGGAACGGTTCGAAGCCCAGCCACTTGCGATAGGCGGCGATGTAGCGAGCTCCCCTCGATCGCTGCGGAACCACAACATCGGAAGCTGCTACGACGTGTTCGGAGCCGTCCTCGCGACGACACCTCGCAGTCAGCCCGCGCCGCTCATTGCCATCGTAGTCGAACTCGATCAGCGAGACCGGTTCGCCGATGACGAATCCCTCACAGGGCACGGTGACGTGGTCTTCGAAAGCCTGCCGGAAAGCCCAGAGCTTCTCGTCATCGCGGTAGGCGTCGACCGTGATCTCCTCAATCAGATCGTCCAGAATGGTCCGTTTCTTGTCGTCGTGTTTGGGTCGGCTCATCGAATCCTTTTGTTTGTGCTTTGCTTGGGCATCTCTACTTCGTGACCCACCTACAAACGCCGCTTAGGTTATGTTGCCCAGATGCGTTCGTCAACGGTGACGTCGTCGGTCCTGCCCAGATGACGACGAGGTAGCGTGCGAATTTCAAAGCAGAATCGGGTAGCATCATCCTGAGGGCGCGCTCGATGTCTTTAGACCTGGTGGCCGGGTCGATCTGATAGAGGGAGCGAACGAACTCAGAAGCGATGTACTTCTTGTCGGCATCAGTCAGATGCTCGGGACCGAGCTGGACAGCTTCAGTTTCGCCGTAGTCACGGTCATTGATTTCAACTACGCGGCCACTGGACTCATCGACTACGATTCGAGTTCTCCTTCGGAGTCAGTGGAGTACGCATTCGTCATCAGTGATGAAGACGGTAAAAGGTCCTGGATAAGGCAACCGTTCTGGAGTGAGTTCGGGAAAGAGCTTTCGCAAGAAGTCGTCAGCGACAGCCAAGTATTGTTTGCTGGTGACGATGACTATCTCTTCCTGGTCCTCGCAAGCGTAGTTGAGACTATGGCTAAAGCGAAAGCCGTTCATGGACCAGGTAGAAGGGCAAACTGCGTTCCAATCACAAACGGCAATACCGATATTGAACGACCTTAGTTGCAGCCGTCTCCGGCGTGCGTGACTAGGAATGATCCTGGGACGCGGAGCAGCGCAGACTAGGTTTGCTCTGTGTGACACCCGGCAAAGCAATATGGTTTGCTAGAGCGGACCGGAGGCAAGCAGAGGGAAGGCTCTTTGCCAACCTTGGGTTCTGACCAAGCAGAGCCGTTTTCTGCTTGCTTCAAGAAATCATTGTCCGCCCATTTGTGACTTATTCTGCCCGTCTGAAATCAAACAAACCTCAGGAGCCGAGAGGCTGCCGAGACGAGGTCTATCCAATGCGATGAAAGAACAAATATCACTTGCCCGCAGTGTTGCGCGCATTGAGAAACCATCGCTCAGGCAAGTCTCGATGAACGGTTAGACGTATTGCCTTGCTCTACATTTTTGCAACAGCTGCTGAAGCTCGGATAGTTGCTTATTAATTTCGTTTCTTCGGCTGCTGAATTCGTATTCGACTCTCGCCTTAGCGCTTTCATTTTCGTGTTCACTTCTCTCTATTCGCTTCGAGAGTTGATTCTTCGGTATTGTGACTGACAAGAATTTTAGAAGGATTTGAAGGACGCCAAAAATGATGATTGGGCCAAGAAAAGTAGTTCCTAAAAACAAGAGAATGGGCCCCCCCATGTTTCCACCCCTCCCAAATTGATCAGATGGCCTCATAAGTGGCTGCGCAATAGACCATCCTATTGCAGCAGAAGGGAGAAATAAGATAGCGTACAACCAACCAAAGATACTGTCACTGCTCTTTCCTTTTATGTTTTCACGCTCCTGTTTTAGAGCGTAAACGTGTTGATTCATCGTGGCCATTTCTTGATTCATTTCCAAATCGAGTCGACGTAAATTACTCTCCGTAATTGAAATCTTCTCCGAGAGAGTATCTTCCGCAATTTTGAAAGCCTGCTCGCTCCATTCGTTAGCCTTCGGGAGTATGCCACTATAAGTGAAAAAGCCCCCTTTCTTGAATTCTTGCTCCAGAGTATTTGAGGCATTAATGTTTTCAGCTAAGCGGTTGTGCGCCCCAACTTTTTGCGCTGTTTCTATGGCGCGATTGAGTTGATCAATAGCATGCCGCGCTTTCTGTCCATACTCATCTTTCAGTTTGACCAACAGGGCTTGCACCTTTGGTTTTGGCGCAAGGTCTCCATCAGTCGTTGTCTTTACTGCGTAGAATCTTTCTGCTCTTACTACTCCTTCGAGCACTTCTGCGGCTTCTGACTCAGCGCCCCCTGCGGCGAGGGCCTTTGCCTTAACAAAGCCGGCCTCTAGCAGGGATGGCATCAGTGCGAGGGCTCTGTCGGAAAGCTCAACCGCATCTGCCAGTTTTCCTTGCGCGTAACAGGTGATGCCCGCCTGATGGTAAGATTCTGCGGCTGCGGCTTGCGGCATTATGGATTGTTCAGCCAAATTCGCACCGACACCGTTTGTAAGGACATCAAAGGCCCTCTCTGCATTTGGACCTGACTCTACAACAGCATACTTTGCCGCTTTTCTAAAGTAGGCCTCTGCCTTTGGCAGATCAAGGAGGTCTGGAGAATGGCGGTAAATCCTCCCGATAGTATGCAGCACAACATAATCAGTTTTTTCGCGTTTTTCTGCCTCCAGCAGATTGTCTATCGCATCTTGATAGAGGTCACTGTCAAGAGCGGCGTTTTTGTAATGTTTGAATCCCTGTTCAATAAAATACTGACGCTCTTTTTGTATATCAGGAATGCGAAGCAGAAGAGCGATGTTTCCTAGTAAAAGATTAGAGATTCTCTGCTGGTCAATCACCTGGGACAATCGCCAGTCAAGCATAGTAGCCATACGATCAACAGACATTTCTAGGGTCGAGAGCCCTGATGCAAGTTCAGAGAAGCCTTCGTCTAGCCTACCAACAACCATGGTGGCTGCATTTGTTATTGCTTCTGCTTGTTGGCGTGAAGCCTCATCAGTTGATGATCTCATTGCCTCGGAAGCTTTCCTAATTTCAGTTTCGTATGACTTGGTTTGAGAACGAATAGCAGAAGTAATATCAGTGGTGTACTCCTGCTGCTGTAGATATCGCTTCCATTGAGAATAAGCGGCCTCTCCCGATGCTACATTATGAACAAAGTTTGCCATTTACTCTGCTCCTTTGTGCAAGTTATCTATCCCGCTTGTACCTGGTGGCCGAGTCATTTGTTGTACAACCAAGCCTCAGCTTTTGTCATTGCTTCTTTTGCTGAGTATGCCTTGCCAACATAAGTCCAACCTGCCCAATCAACATAGACATCTTTGTCATAAGAACTCCATGCCACTTTGAAGAGTTGTCCACTACCCGAGCGAACTGTGCCGATTGTCGGTGCAGCCATATGTAAACTCCTTTCACTTTTTGATCCGTCGCAAAAGCGGTTGAAGCAGTACATCCCTTGTGATCTTTCTTAGGAGACGGGATTTAGACAGCAGAAAGGCGAAAGGTGGTGACACTTTATAGTAAGTAGTAACGAATATCCTTCCCCTTCTTGAGTTAAGCAGTACGTCATCTCGAAAACGACGAAATAGTACTACCTCTGGAGCAAGGGGGGAACCATAGGTTGCTGTTGCAATAAAGCAAACCCCAGAGGAGGTTTTCGGTTCGCGTAGTGTCGTACTGTTCAAAGGATTCACGCAACCGCATTCACAGGTTATTGACTCCAAAATTGTCTGGTCACAGCGGCCACACTCCACGCTAACCCGGGAAGGACTTCCACCTAAACCAATGCTAGTGCTTGAGCAATTGGGACAGCCCTTAAGATAATCCGCAAAGCGGTGAATCTTGCCGCATTTCATACACTCAACTGCTAAGTTCGGCAGATTCTCGACAAACTTTCGATCCTCAGAAGTTGAGGAATCCGAGAGCCCTTCAATCGCTCGGTTAATGCGCAGATTGTAAGTTGCAGGACCAACTCCGATTGGCTTCCATTCAATTTTCTTTTCAACATCAGATTCCATAAACAGTCTCCTTTCTAGTTCTGGCTTTATGGCAGATTTCCCCCAATCAGTCTCTTCGCCTAGTTCGTCTGGTACTGCTTTGAGAACAGATGCTCAGAATCAAGATTATTGATTCTGAATCGGGCCTACTTCTGTGAAGGCGGCCAGTCTATTTCTAAATCTTTTTCCTGTCAATCCCGACAATGCGGGATACTGCAATAGTAAGCGTCTAACTTCAAATCATCGTACTAAAAGCGGCGTGGAATGGTACCGCCGTTAGTACACCTAATCAAGTTGACAAAGTAGCGTAGCCCAGACTAGCCCGTCCAACAGTCAATCGAACTGCTCGACGATATACGCCAGCACGAAGTCCGAAGAGCTATCGAGCGAGACTACGAAGAAGAGTTCGTCAGCGAGACGTGACCGAGCTGAGTGAGCGAGAGGCGAGTCCAGCCGAGCGCGTCCGCGATGAGGGCATTCCGACGAGCCCGAGGTGCAGTGCTGGCGGGGAGCTCTTACGCTATTCAGACCGAGCGCCTAGAACCGGGTACAAAAATAGACCCCCGGGTCGAAATATGTACCCTGGGTACGAAAAATGTAGCCCTCGTTTGCTCCCACACCGCTGCCTGTTGAAGACTGAGCAAATGGCTGCTCGTGCTCGATGTGACGTGTCTGGGAAGGGACCTGAGTAAGATCGGCTTAGTGCGGGAAGTAAATAGAGCGGGTAGACTGGGTTCCTGTGGGAGCAGGTCGATACGCGAGCGGAGAAGTATTGGCGGACGAAGAGGCCTGGTTGACTGGCGTTTGAACCTGCAGGCGCGGCTGCAGAGAGAAGATATTCGTCTGAGCTATACGTCTGAAAACCGATACTCCGCGCGCAACGTAACTTCGTGTTTCGCGGTAGGGCGGCACTCTATAGCCTGAGTTAATGACTGCATTCTCACCTGCGTTATAGCCCGCCAGCACCAGGTCAATCCTTCCTTCAAACATCATATTGAGGGTTCTGACATACCTTGCGGCAGCGTCGATCGATTGCAGAGGATCGTGCAAATCGCTGAGGGTGAGTAAGCCATACCTACGTCCGGTCGCAGGAATGAACTGCATCAATCCGCGGGCTCCTTTATGCGAGACAAGCTGCGGGCGAAAGCGCGTCTCAAGGTAAGCGATAGTCCACAGCGAGCCGAATAGATCGACCTGATCCTCTCGCTTGCCTTGATTTTGGCAACCTCACTTCCGTTGGCGTCAATAGCGCTTTAATCGCGCCAAATATGTGGAGTGTTTTTGGCGCGAAAGAGGCTTAATTAGCAAGAAGTGTCGGGAACTATTGGCGCGCACAGAGGTAATTGCGCCAGATATGGTAAAATCGAATGGCGCGAATAGGTTTAATTGCGCCAAACATGGTCGAAGTCCAATGGCGCGAATAGAGCCTGATGGTTTGCCGGAACGATTACTGAAGACCGCATCGAAGGGGAACTAGAAGTGCCGAGAAAAGTGACCGCCAAGATCGATGAACAAGTGCTTGCGCATATCATAAGTTCGCCTGGAGGAATGGGCATCGACGCCCTGTCCAAATTGCTTGGCGACCAAATCAGTCGCCGATCACTCCAAAGACGTTTATCGGAATTAATCGCGGCTCGCAGACTGATATCCGAAAAGAAGGGGCGCTCGACCCGCTACTTGCTACCCCCGGCGGCAGGTGAAGCGAAGAGAGAGGAGAGTTCCGTTGCACTATCTCCATCAGGAGTCGAGGTAAGCCGGCAAGTGTGGAGGCCACTGGCTGAGCGCACCCCGGTTGGTTACAACCGCGAGTTTTTAGACAAGTACAGACCCAACAAAAGTAGCTACTTGACGCCAGAAACGATCGCGCATCTCAACCGTATCGGCCGTACTCCCGACTCAGAAAAACCAGCAGGCACCTACGCGCGTCACATTCTTGACCGGCTGCTGGTCGACCTATCGTGGGCATCGTCACAACTGGAAGGCAACACTTACTCGTGGCTTGACACGAAGCGGCTCATCGAGCACGGGCAGGCAGCCGAGGGCAAAGACGCGGCCGAGACCCAGATGATCTTGAATCACAAAGCTGCCATTGAGTTCCTCGTAGATTCAGCCGACGACCTGGCGTTCAACAGGCAAACCATTCTCAATCTTCATGCGCTGCTCTCGGATAACCTGCTGCCGGACCCTGGCGCCAGCGGTCGGCTGCGGCGCATCGGCGTTGGGATTAACGACTCGGTGTATCACCCGTTAGAGGCGCCACAGCTAATCGAAGAATGTTTTCAACAAGTCGTAGACACGGCCGCTGCCATTCGTGAGCCCTTCGAGCAGGCATTCTTCGCCATGGTGCACCTGCCCTACTTGCAGCCGTTCGAGAACGTAAACAAACGTGTCTCTCGGCTGGGGGCGAACATCCCGCTCGTCCGCCTCAACCTATGCCCGCTCTCATTCGTGG
It includes:
- a CDS encoding DEAD/DEAH box helicase family protein, translated to MIRDHLLGRQTIGVYPLLQDDTCWFVAVDFDKKTWETDARAFLETCYGLGVPAALERSRSGNGAHVWIFFAAPIPAALARRLASALLTRTMERRYSMGLDSYDRLFPSQDTMPKGGFGNLIALPLQRGPRENGNSVFIDNQLRPYEDQWAFLSSIRRLTQDEIQSLIRITIPTGDIIGVRRSAFEDDDASDPWTLPPSGRLRTGVIEEPLPSSVSIQRGDMLYVEKKGLPAAFLDRLIRLAAFQNPEFYSAQAMRFSTFAKPRVIACAEEFDHHIALPRGLMQELLELFESHGIAVEVSDHRFGGISIEVEFHGDFRAGQTEAANALAGFDDGILCAATAFGKTAVAARLISTRKVNTLVLVHRRHLMDQWRERLAVFLGLSVKDIGQIGGGKTSRAERIDVAVIQSLIRKGDVKDLVAEYGQVIVDECHHVSAFTFERVLRKVKARYVVGLTATPVRKDGHHPIILMQCGPIRFNVSSKKQAAASAIQHEVIPRFTEFTVPPEWTGIGIQDIYAALVNDDQRTDLIVSDIVCAVEDGRVPLVLTERTDHLQLFVEKLSRRVPNVFLMEWARGNGMRLLRR
- a CDS encoding AbrB/MazE/SpoVT family DNA-binding domain-containing protein, yielding MSLVKVKPKGEVTLPSALRERAGLNVGDLLEARFEKGKITLTPKSLIDRRIEEGLEDIRRGRTYGPFDTADQMIESLQRNMKERAKTRVPLGIR
- a CDS encoding Fic family protein; translated protein: MPRKVTAKIDEQVLAHIISSPGGMGIDALSKLLGDQISRRSLQRRLSELIAARRLISEKKGRSTRYLLPPAAGEAKREESSVALSPSGVEVSRQVWRPLAERTPVGYNREFLDKYRPNKSSYLTPETIAHLNRIGRTPDSEKPAGTYARHILDRLLVDLSWASSQLEGNTYSWLDTKRLIEHGQAAEGKDAAETQMILNHKAAIEFLVDSADDLAFNRQTILNLHALLSDNLLPDPGASGRLRRIGVGINDSVYHPLEAPQLIEECFQQVVDTAAAIREPFEQAFFAMVHLPYLQPFENVNKRVSRLGANIPLVRLNLCPLSFVDVSERAYIAGLLGVYELNRVELLRDVFVWAYERSCQRYVAISQSLGQPDRFRLRFRNELTEVVSEAVRNLARPTVEVVTAAAVDRVPPEHLDDFVRMAVRELDNLHEGNYARFKLRPSEYQAWRESLQRA
- a CDS encoding CFI-box-CTERM domain-containing protein; amino-acid sequence: MESDVEKKIEWKPIGVGPATYNLRINRAIEGLSDSSTSEDRKFVENLPNLAVECMKCGKIHRFADYLKGCPNCSSTSIGLGGSPSRVSVECGRCDQTILESITCECGCVNPLNSTTLREPKTSSGVCFIATATYGSPLAPEVVLFRRFRDDVLLNSRRGRIFVTTYYKVSPPFAFLLSKSRLLRKITRDVLLQPLLRRIKK